One genomic window of Corallococcus silvisoli includes the following:
- the smpB gene encoding SsrA-binding protein SmpB, which produces MAAGKSKGVGAEPGVKLIAENRRARFDYTVDEKIEAGLELTGSEVKSLREGTANLSDAYALQKGTELFLLNAHIGSYKAASVFDHLPTRGRKLLMHRAEIDRWTAKVRERGYSIIPLVLYFRKGRAKVELGLCRGKTHEDRRHDIKERETKREMDREVRRR; this is translated from the coding sequence GTGGGTGCCGAGCCGGGGGTGAAGCTCATTGCCGAGAACCGGCGTGCGCGCTTCGACTACACGGTGGATGAGAAGATCGAAGCGGGGCTGGAGCTCACCGGCAGCGAGGTGAAATCGCTGCGGGAAGGAACGGCCAACCTGTCGGACGCCTATGCGCTGCAGAAGGGCACGGAGCTGTTCCTGCTCAATGCCCACATCGGCTCCTACAAGGCGGCGAGTGTGTTCGACCACCTCCCCACCCGGGGCCGGAAGCTGCTGATGCACCGGGCGGAGATCGACCGGTGGACGGCGAAGGTGCGCGAGCGCGGTTACTCCATCATCCCGCTCGTGCTGTACTTCAGGAAGGGGCGGGCCAAGGTGGAGCTGGGCCTGTGCCGCGGCAAGACGCACGAAGATCGCCGCCACGACATCAAGGAACGGGAGACGAAGCGGGAGATGGACCGGGAAGTGCGCCGTCGTTGA
- a CDS encoding ClpXP protease specificity-enhancing factor SspB has product MDKKVSDKKERLLAALDQGMVMIHLDARRPGVLVPASLRGEAHLRLNLSYRFEPPDLTVSEWGVRSTLSFSGSRFTVAVPWSALFAIASHVTKEFWMYPEEMPPELLQQPPVGSASVARPPPPTPVPVAAERPRAFLREVQSEHRDEPETRPEVAPPPTPEGGPPEEPQPPRRGHLRLVK; this is encoded by the coding sequence ATGGACAAGAAGGTTTCCGACAAGAAGGAGCGGCTGTTGGCCGCGCTGGATCAGGGGATGGTGATGATCCACCTGGACGCGCGCCGCCCCGGCGTGCTCGTCCCCGCCAGCCTCCGTGGCGAAGCACACCTGCGCCTCAACCTCTCCTACCGTTTCGAGCCCCCCGACCTCACGGTGAGCGAGTGGGGCGTGCGCTCCACGCTGAGCTTCTCCGGTTCGCGCTTCACCGTGGCGGTGCCCTGGTCGGCGCTGTTCGCCATCGCCAGCCACGTGACGAAGGAGTTCTGGATGTACCCGGAGGAGATGCCGCCGGAGCTGCTCCAGCAGCCCCCGGTGGGCTCGGCCTCCGTCGCGCGCCCTCCGCCGCCCACGCCCGTGCCCGTCGCCGCCGAGCGCCCCCGCGCCTTCCTGCGCGAGGTGCAGAGCGAGCACCGGGACGAGCCGGAGACGCGCCCGGAGGTGGCACCGCCGCCCACGCCCGAAGGGGGCCCGCCGGAGGAGCCGCAGCCTCCGCGCCGCGGTCACCTGCGGCTGGTGAAGTAG